The Melitaea cinxia chromosome 6, ilMelCinx1.1, whole genome shotgun sequence genome has a window encoding:
- the LOC123654732 gene encoding E3 ubiquitin-protein ligase MARCHF8-like: MPVQQINVKNSSDIESWEWGGGCGKETVRAGSGSSQTSCSNSSGDICRICHCESEVHNPLLAPCYCSGSLKYVHQSCLQQWLTASETRSCELCKFNFIMHTKIKPFSEWRLLEMSGVERRRLCCAVLFHCVAALCVMWSLFVLIERAVEEVNRGLIAWPFWTKLVVVAVGFTGGAVFMYIQCRQYLHLCNRWRAHNRILLIQNAPEKIPMTGSPPMRKRRERSMRGQVVANIEPPPPPAVYHEEDESGGFETYRGNPHRRLSALADERRCSDTRLAHPALPAHLAVLSAHEGGVYHINVDPLEADIRELLALEARREARAARSLPNLRASHESLLPEPAQAPPAHSPPAHAPPAPARAS, encoded by the exons ATGCCTGTACAGcagataaatgtaaaaaattctTCCGATATCGAAAGTTGGGAATGGGGCGGGGGATGTGGCAAAGAAACAGTTCGCGCAGGGTCTGGTAGCAGCCAAACTTCCTGCAGCAATTCCAGCGGTGATATTTGTCGTATTTGCCACTGTGAAAGTGAAGTTCACAATCCCTTACTTGCACCTTGTTACTGTTCTG GAAGCCTTAAATATGTTCATCAGAGTTGTCTTCAACAGTGGCTGACTGCATCCGAAACAAGATCATGTGAATtatgcaaatttaattttattatgcatacaaaaataaaaccattCAGCGAG TGGCGCTTGTTAGAAATGTCTGGGGTGGAACGTCGTCGGTTGTGTTGTGCCGTACTCTTCCACTGTGTTGCAGCCCtatgtgtcatgtggtccctaTTTGTGCTGATAGAGCGAGCCGTGGAAGAGGTCAACCGGGGTCTTATAg CATGGCCGTTTTGGACGAAGCTTGTGGTCGTCGCAGTGGGATTCACCGGTGGGGCAGTGTTCATGTATATACAATGTCGGCAGTATTTACATCTGTGTAATCGTTGGCGAGCTCACAACAG AATACTACTGATACAGAACGCGCCGGAGAAGATACCGATGACCGGGTCCCCGCCGATGCGCAAGCGGCGCGAGCGGAGCATGCGCGGGCAGGTGGTGGCCAACATCGAGCCGCCGCCGCCACCCGCCGTCTACCACGAGGAGGACGAGAGCGGCGGCTTCGAGACGTACCGCGGCAACCCGCACCGCCGCCTGTCCGCGCTCGCCGACGAGCGCCGCTGCTCCGACACGCGCCTCGCGCACCCCGCGCTCCCCGCACACCTCGCCGTGCTCTCCGCGCACGAG GGGGGCGTATACCACATCAACGTGGACCCACTGGAGGCGGACATCCGTGAGTTACTGGCGCTGGAGGCGCGGCGTGAGGCCCGAGCCGCTCGTTCGCTGCCCAACCTGCGCGCCAGCCACGAGAGCTTACTGCCCGAGCCCGCCCAGGCCCCGCCCGCCCACTCGCCGCCCGCccacgcgccgcccgcccccgcCCGCGCCTCCTGA